In Mycobacterium sp. 050128, one genomic interval encodes:
- a CDS encoding 3-hydroxyacyl-CoA dehydrogenase NAD-binding domain-containing protein: MAENTIKWDKDADGIVTLTLDDPTGSANVMNDAYRESIHNAVEKSVAEKDSITGVVITSAKKTFFAGGDLKSMINIGPEHAGEAFSLVENSKRDLRTLETLGKPVVAAINGAALGGGLEITLACHHRIIVDVPGAVVGFPEVTLGLLPGAGGVARSVRMFGIQNAFMNVLSQGTRFKPDKAKEIGLVDEVLPTVDELVPAAKAWIKANPEAHTQPWDAKGYKMPGGTPSSPGLAGILPSFPALLKKQLKGAPMPAPRAILDAAVEGAQVDFDTACRIESRYFTQLVTGQVAKNMIQAFFFDLQHINGGGSRPDGIEPVKINKIGVLGAGMMGAGIAYVSAKAGYDVVLKDVSLEAAEKGKNYSEKLEAKALQRGKTTEEKSKALLDRITPSADPADFKGVDFVIEAVFENQDLKHKVFGEIEDIVEPNALLGSNTSTLPITGLATGVKRQEDFIGIHFFSPVDKMPLVEIIKGEKTSDEALARVFDYTLAIGKTPIVVNDSRGFFTSRVIGTFVNEALAMLGEGVEPASVEHAGSQAGYPAPPLQLSDELNLELMHKIAAASRKGVEDAGGTYEPHPAEAVVEKMIELGRPSRLKGAGFYEYEDGKRTRLWPGLRETFKSGSSQPPLQDMIDRMLFAEALETQKCLDEGVLTSTADANIGSIMGIGFPPYTGGSAQFIVGYSGAGGTGKEAFVARARELAAKYGDRFLPPDSLT; this comes from the coding sequence ATGGCAGAGAACACCATCAAGTGGGACAAGGATGCCGACGGCATCGTCACGCTGACGCTCGACGACCCCACCGGGTCGGCCAACGTCATGAACGACGCGTACCGTGAATCCATCCATAACGCGGTGGAAAAGTCTGTCGCCGAGAAGGATTCGATCACGGGCGTCGTCATCACCAGCGCGAAGAAGACCTTCTTCGCCGGCGGTGACCTGAAGTCGATGATCAACATCGGTCCCGAGCATGCGGGCGAAGCGTTCTCGTTGGTCGAGAACAGCAAGCGTGACCTGCGCACGCTGGAAACGCTGGGCAAGCCGGTCGTCGCCGCGATCAACGGTGCGGCGCTGGGCGGCGGCCTGGAGATCACGCTGGCCTGCCACCACCGGATCATCGTCGACGTGCCGGGCGCCGTCGTCGGCTTCCCCGAGGTCACTCTGGGCCTGCTGCCGGGCGCCGGTGGCGTTGCACGCAGTGTGCGGATGTTCGGCATCCAGAACGCGTTCATGAACGTGCTGTCCCAGGGCACCCGGTTCAAGCCGGACAAGGCCAAGGAGATCGGGCTGGTCGACGAGGTTCTGCCGACCGTCGATGAGCTGGTGCCCGCCGCCAAGGCATGGATCAAGGCCAACCCCGAAGCGCACACCCAACCGTGGGATGCCAAGGGCTACAAGATGCCTGGCGGCACTCCGTCCAGCCCGGGGCTGGCCGGCATCCTGCCGTCGTTCCCGGCGCTGCTGAAGAAGCAACTCAAGGGTGCGCCGATGCCCGCCCCGCGGGCCATCCTGGACGCGGCCGTCGAGGGCGCGCAGGTGGACTTCGACACCGCCTGTCGCATCGAGAGCCGCTACTTCACCCAGCTGGTCACCGGTCAGGTCGCCAAGAACATGATCCAGGCGTTCTTCTTCGACCTGCAGCACATCAACGGTGGTGGCTCGCGACCCGATGGGATCGAGCCGGTCAAGATCAACAAGATCGGTGTGCTGGGCGCGGGCATGATGGGCGCCGGCATCGCCTACGTCTCGGCCAAGGCCGGCTACGACGTGGTGCTCAAGGACGTCAGCCTCGAGGCCGCCGAGAAGGGCAAGAACTACTCGGAAAAGCTTGAGGCCAAAGCACTCCAGCGTGGCAAGACCACCGAGGAGAAGAGCAAGGCGCTGCTCGACCGCATCACGCCGTCCGCCGACCCCGCCGACTTCAAGGGCGTCGACTTCGTGATCGAGGCCGTGTTCGAGAACCAGGACCTCAAGCACAAGGTGTTCGGTGAGATCGAGGACATCGTCGAGCCCAACGCACTGCTGGGGTCGAACACCTCGACGCTGCCGATCACCGGTCTGGCGACCGGCGTGAAGCGGCAAGAAGACTTCATCGGGATCCACTTCTTCTCGCCGGTCGACAAGATGCCACTCGTGGAAATCATCAAGGGCGAGAAGACTTCTGACGAGGCGCTGGCCCGGGTGTTCGACTACACGTTGGCGATCGGCAAGACCCCGATCGTCGTCAACGACAGCCGCGGCTTCTTCACCAGCCGCGTGATCGGCACGTTCGTGAACGAGGCGCTGGCGATGCTGGGCGAGGGTGTGGAGCCCGCCAGTGTCGAGCACGCCGGTTCGCAGGCCGGCTACCCGGCGCCGCCGCTGCAGTTGTCCGACGAACTCAACCTGGAGCTGATGCACAAGATCGCCGCGGCCAGCCGCAAGGGTGTCGAGGACGCGGGCGGCACCTATGAGCCGCACCCCGCCGAGGCGGTCGTCGAGAAGATGATCGAGCTCGGCCGGCCCAGCCGGCTCAAGGGCGCGGGCTTCTACGAGTACGAGGACGGCAAGCGCACTCGGCTGTGGCCGGGCCTGCGGGAGACGTTCAAGTCGGGCTCCTCGCAGCCGCCGCTGCAGGACATGATCGACCGGATGTTGTTCGCCGAGGCGCTGGAAACCCAGAAGTGCCTCGACGAGGGCGTGCTGACGTCGACCGCCGACGCCAACATCGGCTCGATCATGGGCATCGGGTTCCCGCCGTACACCGGTGGTAGCGCGCAGTTCATCGTCGGCTACTCCGGTGCCGGCGGTACGGGCAAGGAAGCCTTCGTGGCCCGGGCCCGCGAGCTGGCCGCCAAGTACGGCGACCGCTTCCTGCCGCCGGATTCGTTGACCTGA
- a CDS encoding TetR/AcrR family transcriptional regulator encodes MTRPRSDTRQRIQEVARELFLQQGVQRTSLQDIADRLGITKPALYYHFTSREELVRSIVMPLIEDGERFVAEQETRRDIDVRELLEGYFDFHYRHRQYIVLVLTELTMLADLGLIDKVLAWRDRLGKKVFGSRPTLAQSTRAVVAFGGLQDCCLQFPDTGYEALRATSVDAALAALGG; translated from the coding sequence GTGACGAGACCACGATCCGATACCCGTCAGCGCATCCAAGAGGTCGCCCGGGAGCTGTTCCTTCAGCAGGGCGTGCAGCGGACCAGCTTGCAGGACATCGCGGACAGGCTGGGGATCACCAAACCCGCGCTGTACTACCACTTCACCTCGCGTGAAGAACTGGTGCGCAGCATCGTGATGCCGTTGATCGAAGACGGCGAGCGGTTCGTGGCCGAGCAGGAAACCCGGCGCGACATCGACGTGCGCGAATTGCTGGAGGGCTATTTCGATTTCCACTACCGGCACCGTCAGTACATCGTGCTGGTGCTCACGGAATTGACGATGCTGGCCGATCTCGGCCTCATCGACAAGGTGCTGGCGTGGCGTGATCGTTTGGGCAAGAAGGTATTTGGGTCCCGGCCGACGCTCGCGCAGTCCACCCGCGCGGTGGTCGCATTCGGTGGACTGCAAGACTGCTGCCTACAGTTTCCCGACACCGGGTATGAGGCGTTGCGTGCGACTTCGGTCGACGCAGCACTCGCCGCGCTGGGCGGGTAA
- a CDS encoding FAD-dependent monooxygenase encodes MRILISGASISGPVLAYWLARRGFDVTIVERAPELRKTGGHAVDLFRPAMEISAKMGVLPQIEALATGTTAMTMYREGVERPAHVDLTKIFGASSDRHVEIMRDDLSEAYYRAGCGDVEYLFGDSITSISPDGEVTFEHNAPRTFDIIIGADGLHSNVRRLVFGEDAGRTRFLGGYLAVESVPKSLAREGEMAVHMGAGRMAGIYTAQPLDDARALFMFRSKQELQYHYRDVMRQKELLQITFAGMDAAVDGWLAELDRAPTFYFDSIIQLELDTWSRGRVALVGDAGYCPGPAVGGSTSIAVLGAYVLAGELAAAKGDYTRAFAAYERAMADAVRRSRKFARAAAKTIVPGSRAGVWGLTRGAQLISVLPGGVSRAIAKLNTNGARLYDSMEYKEYAEIDV; translated from the coding sequence ATGCGGATTCTGATCTCGGGGGCGAGCATCTCGGGCCCCGTATTGGCGTACTGGCTTGCCCGCCGCGGCTTCGATGTCACGATCGTCGAGCGCGCGCCCGAATTGCGCAAAACCGGCGGCCATGCCGTCGACCTGTTCCGGCCTGCCATGGAAATCTCGGCAAAGATGGGCGTGCTGCCGCAGATCGAGGCGCTGGCCACCGGGACGACCGCGATGACCATGTATCGCGAGGGCGTCGAGCGGCCGGCGCACGTCGATCTCACGAAGATCTTCGGGGCGTCTTCCGACCGGCACGTCGAGATCATGCGCGACGACCTCAGCGAGGCGTATTACCGCGCCGGTTGCGGCGACGTCGAGTACCTCTTCGGAGATTCGATCACGTCGATCTCGCCCGATGGTGAGGTCACTTTCGAGCACAATGCGCCGCGCACATTCGACATCATCATCGGCGCAGATGGTCTGCACTCCAACGTGCGCCGCTTGGTCTTCGGCGAGGACGCCGGTCGCACCCGGTTTCTGGGCGGCTACCTGGCGGTGGAATCGGTTCCGAAATCGCTTGCCCGCGAAGGGGAAATGGCCGTGCACATGGGTGCGGGCCGAATGGCAGGGATCTACACCGCGCAGCCGCTCGACGACGCTCGCGCGTTGTTCATGTTCCGCAGCAAGCAAGAGCTGCAATATCACTACCGAGATGTGATGCGGCAGAAGGAGTTATTGCAAATCACATTCGCCGGGATGGATGCGGCGGTGGACGGTTGGCTCGCGGAGCTGGACCGTGCGCCGACGTTCTACTTCGACTCGATCATCCAGCTGGAGTTGGACACCTGGTCGCGCGGGCGGGTCGCCCTGGTGGGTGACGCCGGGTACTGCCCCGGACCGGCGGTCGGCGGCAGCACCAGTATCGCGGTACTGGGTGCTTACGTGCTGGCGGGCGAATTGGCAGCAGCCAAGGGCGATTACACGCGTGCATTCGCGGCCTACGAACGGGCCATGGCCGACGCGGTGCGGCGCAGCCGCAAGTTTGCGCGGGCGGCGGCCAAGACGATCGTCCCCGGCTCGCGGGCCGGAGTGTGGGGGCTGACGCGCGGTGCTCAGCTGATCTCGGTGCTACCCGGCGGCGTCAGCAGAGCCATCGCCAAGTTGAACACCAACGGTGCCCGGCTGTACGACTCGATGGAGTACAAGGAATACGCCGAAATCGACGTTTGA
- a CDS encoding ABC transporter permease produces MPAEKAVGSAPRAVVAKPRRQRRWAIIRISSPLVLLLLWQLFSATGLIPQNVLPAPQLIFDAGLQLIRNGKLIEALEVSGLRVVEGLLLGGVIGVALGVVVGLSRWFEATVDPPLQMVRALPHLGLIPLFILWFGIGELPKVLLVALGVSFPLYLNTVSAIRQVDPKLLETADVLGFSLWQRLRTIIFPSAAPQVLVGLRQSLAIAWLTLIVAEQINADKGIGFLINNARDFLRIDIIIFCLVIYALLGIGTDAIVRALEHRALRYRA; encoded by the coding sequence ATTCCCGCCGAGAAGGCCGTCGGATCTGCGCCCAGGGCTGTGGTCGCCAAACCCCGCAGGCAGCGCCGCTGGGCGATCATCCGAATATCCTCACCACTGGTGCTGCTGCTGTTGTGGCAACTCTTCAGCGCCACCGGCCTGATCCCCCAGAACGTGCTGCCGGCCCCGCAGCTGATCTTCGACGCCGGCCTACAGCTGATCCGGAACGGGAAGCTCATCGAAGCCCTGGAAGTGTCCGGGCTGCGCGTGGTGGAGGGGTTACTGCTCGGCGGTGTGATCGGTGTTGCCCTGGGCGTGGTGGTCGGGTTGTCGCGGTGGTTCGAGGCGACCGTCGACCCGCCCTTACAGATGGTGCGCGCACTCCCGCATCTGGGCCTGATTCCGTTGTTCATCCTGTGGTTCGGCATCGGCGAGTTGCCGAAGGTACTGCTGGTCGCGCTCGGCGTCAGCTTCCCGCTGTACCTCAACACGGTATCCGCGATCAGGCAGGTCGACCCGAAACTGCTGGAAACCGCTGACGTTCTTGGCTTTTCGTTATGGCAGCGACTGCGGACGATCATCTTCCCGAGTGCGGCTCCGCAGGTACTGGTCGGGCTGCGGCAGTCGCTGGCGATCGCGTGGCTGACCCTGATCGTCGCCGAACAAATCAACGCGGACAAGGGTATTGGGTTCTTGATCAACAACGCCCGCGACTTCCTGCGCATCGACATCATCATTTTCTGCCTGGTCATCTACGCGCTGCTGGGCATCGGGACCGATGCCATTGTCCGAGCGCTGGAACATCGAGCCCTGAGGTATCGCGCATGA
- a CDS encoding ABC transporter ATP-binding protein, whose product MTLTSERQTAVVGRLHNIDKWYGTRKVLDGISLEVRTREIVALVGRSGCGKSTVLRVLAGLSPDHTGDREVVGAPAVAFQEPRLYPWRNVSTNVRYGLNRAKLSLDAARERTEQALGEIGLADHAAAWPLTLSGGQAQRVSLARALVAEPQLLLLDEPFGALDALTRLSMRALLLDLWRRHGFGVLLVTHDVDEAIELADRVLVLEDGRVAHSIEIEAPRPTASERTAEHDHYRADLLDKLGVRL is encoded by the coding sequence ATGACATTGACATCCGAGCGACAGACCGCCGTCGTCGGCAGGCTCCACAACATCGACAAGTGGTACGGCACCCGCAAGGTTCTCGACGGCATTTCCCTCGAGGTCCGCACCCGCGAGATCGTCGCGCTGGTCGGCCGCAGCGGTTGCGGCAAGTCGACCGTATTACGGGTGCTGGCGGGGTTGTCCCCGGACCACACCGGAGATCGCGAAGTCGTCGGCGCACCTGCGGTCGCGTTCCAGGAGCCCCGCCTATACCCGTGGCGCAACGTGTCGACCAACGTGCGCTACGGCCTCAACCGCGCCAAGCTGTCCCTGGACGCGGCGCGGGAACGGACGGAGCAGGCATTGGGTGAGATCGGCCTGGCCGATCATGCCGCGGCATGGCCACTGACGCTGTCCGGCGGTCAGGCACAACGGGTTTCGCTGGCCCGCGCACTGGTGGCCGAACCCCAGCTGCTGCTGCTCGACGAGCCGTTCGGCGCGCTGGACGCGCTCACCCGGCTTTCGATGCGCGCGCTGCTGCTCGACCTGTGGCGCCGGCACGGATTCGGCGTGCTGCTGGTGACCCACGACGTCGACGAGGCCATCGAGCTGGCCGACCGAGTGCTGGTCCTCGAGGATGGCCGGGTCGCCCACAGCATCGAGATCGAAGCCCCGCGGCCCACCGCGTCCGAGCGCACCGCTGAGCACGACCATTATCGCGCCGATCTTCTCGACAAGCTCGGCGTTCGGCTTTGA
- a CDS encoding LLM class F420-dependent oxidoreductase encodes MRFGFFIPQGWRMDLVGIDPAKHWAVMRDLASYADAGAWDSVWVYDHFHTVPMPSAEATHEAWSLMSAYAATTSRVKLGQMCTAMSYRNPVYLAKVAATADIISGGRIQMGIGGGWYEHEWRAYGYGFPSAGVRLGRLDEGVQIMRDAWRDGKVSFDGKHYQVDGAIVEPKPLQDNGIPLWIAGGGEKVTLRIAAQYAQYTNFTPEPEAFAHKSEVLAGHCRDVGTDFDAIVRSANFTAIVGTSESEVKDRQQRVRDRLVDYVPESLADSMTSSLPDSAMGTTEQVIERLTKVRDLGCEYAIVYFPEAAYDRSGIELFEREIIPALS; translated from the coding sequence ATGCGCTTTGGTTTCTTCATTCCGCAGGGCTGGCGGATGGATCTGGTAGGCATCGACCCGGCGAAACACTGGGCGGTGATGCGGGACTTGGCGTCCTACGCCGACGCCGGCGCCTGGGACTCGGTGTGGGTCTACGACCACTTCCACACCGTCCCGATGCCGAGCGCCGAAGCGACGCACGAGGCCTGGTCGTTGATGTCGGCCTACGCCGCGACCACGTCACGCGTCAAGCTCGGCCAAATGTGTACGGCGATGAGCTACCGCAATCCGGTCTACCTCGCCAAGGTGGCGGCAACCGCCGACATCATCTCCGGCGGTCGCATCCAGATGGGTATCGGCGGCGGCTGGTACGAACACGAGTGGCGCGCTTACGGTTACGGGTTCCCGTCGGCCGGCGTGCGATTGGGCCGGCTTGACGAAGGCGTGCAGATCATGCGGGACGCGTGGCGCGACGGCAAAGTCAGCTTCGACGGCAAGCACTACCAGGTCGACGGTGCGATCGTCGAGCCGAAGCCGTTGCAGGACAACGGCATTCCGCTATGGATCGCCGGTGGGGGCGAGAAGGTGACGCTGCGCATCGCGGCACAGTACGCGCAGTACACCAACTTCACGCCGGAGCCCGAGGCGTTTGCCCACAAGTCGGAGGTGCTCGCCGGACATTGCCGCGACGTGGGCACCGACTTCGACGCGATCGTGCGTTCGGCCAACTTCACCGCCATCGTCGGCACGTCCGAGTCCGAGGTCAAAGACCGCCAGCAGCGGGTGCGCGACCGGCTGGTCGACTATGTGCCTGAGTCCCTGGCGGATTCGATGACCAGTAGCCTTCCCGACTCAGCGATGGGCACCACGGAACAGGTGATCGAGCGTCTGACCAAGGTCCGCGACCTCGGCTGCGAATACGCGATCGTCTACTTCCCCGAGGCCGCCTACGACCGCTCCGGCATCGAATTGTTCGAGCGCGAAATCATTCCCGCCCTGAGCTAG
- a CDS encoding LLM class F420-dependent oxidoreductase yields the protein MELTGVGIWSSQLRYGDPAESADAAAELDELGFKALWIPDVGGQVFDAVGRLLAATKRSTVATGILNLWMHAPVDVADSFAALTAEHGDRFLLGIGVSHAPLIDAGEPGRYRKPLAATAAFLDGLDRAPQPVPADKRVLAALGPKMLALSATRARGAHPYLVTPEHTASARSTLGEGPLLLPEQSVILTEDAEEARRIGTDWLRSYLALPNYANNLLRSGFSEDDVAQVSDRLFNAIIAWGDEAAVLRRVDEHRAAGADHVCVQVLLADPQVFPRDQWRRIAAAI from the coding sequence ATGGAGCTTACCGGTGTCGGGATTTGGAGCAGTCAACTGCGTTACGGTGACCCAGCCGAATCTGCCGACGCCGCAGCAGAGTTGGACGAGCTGGGCTTCAAGGCGCTCTGGATTCCAGACGTGGGCGGGCAGGTGTTCGACGCGGTCGGCCGGCTACTGGCCGCGACCAAGCGCAGCACCGTCGCCACCGGGATCCTGAACCTGTGGATGCATGCGCCCGTCGACGTCGCGGACAGCTTCGCGGCGCTGACCGCCGAGCACGGCGACCGCTTCCTGTTGGGCATCGGCGTCAGCCATGCACCGCTGATCGATGCCGGTGAGCCGGGTCGATACCGCAAACCGCTGGCCGCGACGGCCGCGTTCCTGGACGGACTGGACCGCGCACCCCAACCCGTTCCCGCCGACAAGCGGGTGCTGGCCGCGCTCGGTCCGAAGATGCTGGCGTTGTCGGCAACTCGGGCCCGCGGGGCTCACCCCTACCTGGTCACCCCCGAGCACACCGCTTCTGCGCGTTCGACTTTGGGCGAAGGTCCGTTGCTGCTACCCGAGCAGTCGGTCATCCTCACCGAGGACGCCGAGGAAGCGCGCCGTATCGGAACCGACTGGCTGCGTTCCTATTTGGCGCTGCCCAACTACGCCAACAATTTGCTGCGCAGCGGCTTCTCCGAAGACGATGTGGCACAGGTCAGCGATCGACTGTTCAACGCGATCATCGCGTGGGGAGACGAAGCAGCCGTCCTGCGCAGGGTCGACGAGCACCGTGCCGCCGGCGCCGATCACGTCTGTGTCCAGGTGCTGTTGGCCGACCCGCAGGTCTTCCCCCGCGATCAGTGGCGCCGAATCGCCGCCGCGATTTAG
- a CDS encoding putative quinol monooxygenase produces MTVIVLLELKFKPEEVGAGRELMGRTLETTRAFEGNLRTDVWVDEDDEAHWIIYEEWESVEHDEAYRAFRAGEGKVTQLPPLLAAPPVKTRYTTTDV; encoded by the coding sequence GTGACGGTCATCGTGCTACTGGAACTGAAGTTCAAGCCCGAAGAGGTCGGTGCAGGGCGTGAACTGATGGGCCGGACGCTGGAAACCACTCGGGCATTCGAGGGAAATCTCCGTACCGACGTCTGGGTCGATGAGGACGACGAAGCGCACTGGATCATCTATGAAGAGTGGGAGTCCGTCGAGCACGACGAGGCCTACCGCGCGTTTCGCGCCGGCGAAGGCAAGGTGACCCAGCTGCCGCCGCTGCTGGCCGCGCCTCCGGTCAAGACGAGGTACACGACCACGGATGTCTGA
- a CDS encoding acetyl-CoA C-acetyltransferase, producing the protein MSEEAFIYEAIRTPRGKQRNGSLNEVKPLNLVVGLVDELRHRNPDLDENLISDMILGVVSPVGDQGGDIARTAVLAAGLPETTGGVQLNRFCASGLEAVNTAAQKVRSGWDDLVLAGGVESMSRVPMGSDGGAWATDPETNYRIGFVPQGIGADLIATIEGFSREDVDAYALRSQEKAAEAWSGGYFAKSVVPVRDQNGLIILDHDEHMRPDTTMEGLAKLKTAFDGVGEMGGFDDVALTKYHYVEKINHVHTGGNSSGIVDGAALVLVGSEAAGKSQGLTPRARIVATATSGADPVIMLTGPTPATRKVLDRAGMTIDDIDLFELNEAFASVVLKFQKDLNIPDEKLNVNGGAIAMGHPLGATGAMITGTMVDELERRNARRALITLCIGGGMGVATIIERV; encoded by the coding sequence ATGTCCGAAGAAGCCTTCATCTATGAGGCCATCCGCACACCCCGCGGCAAGCAACGCAACGGATCGCTCAACGAGGTAAAGCCGCTGAACCTGGTGGTGGGCCTGGTCGACGAGCTGCGCCACCGCAATCCCGACCTGGACGAGAACCTGATCAGCGACATGATCCTGGGCGTGGTGTCCCCGGTCGGTGACCAGGGCGGCGACATCGCTCGCACCGCGGTGCTGGCCGCCGGCCTGCCCGAGACCACCGGTGGCGTGCAGCTGAACCGGTTCTGCGCCTCGGGTCTTGAGGCCGTCAACACCGCCGCTCAGAAGGTGCGCTCCGGCTGGGACGACCTGGTGTTGGCCGGCGGTGTCGAGTCGATGAGCCGCGTTCCGATGGGCTCCGACGGCGGCGCCTGGGCGACCGACCCCGAGACCAACTACCGGATCGGCTTCGTGCCGCAGGGCATCGGCGCCGACCTGATCGCCACGATCGAGGGCTTTAGCCGCGAGGACGTCGACGCCTACGCGTTGCGCTCGCAGGAGAAGGCCGCCGAAGCCTGGTCGGGCGGCTACTTCGCCAAGTCGGTCGTGCCGGTGCGCGACCAGAACGGTCTGATCATCCTCGACCACGACGAGCACATGCGGCCCGACACCACGATGGAGGGCTTGGCCAAGCTGAAGACCGCGTTCGACGGCGTCGGCGAGATGGGCGGCTTCGACGATGTGGCGCTGACGAAGTACCACTATGTCGAGAAGATCAACCACGTCCACACCGGCGGCAACAGCTCCGGCATCGTCGACGGCGCCGCACTGGTGCTGGTCGGTTCCGAGGCCGCGGGCAAGTCGCAGGGCCTGACCCCGCGGGCGCGCATCGTGGCCACCGCCACCAGTGGCGCGGACCCGGTCATCATGCTCACCGGCCCGACGCCTGCCACGCGCAAGGTGCTCGACCGCGCCGGCATGACGATCGACGACATCGACCTGTTCGAGCTCAACGAGGCGTTCGCGTCGGTGGTGCTGAAGTTCCAGAAGGACCTCAACATCCCGGACGAGAAGCTGAACGTCAACGGTGGTGCCATCGCGATGGGTCACCCGCTGGGCGCTACCGGCGCCATGATCACCGGAACCATGGTCGACGAGCTCGAGCGCCGCAACGCGCGTCGCGCGCTGATCACGCTGTGCATCGGTGGCGGCATGGGTGTCGCGACCATCATCGAGAGGGTTTAA
- a CDS encoding ABC transporter substrate-binding protein: MKAEHRIVIRAALVLALVAATPGCVSRSLGPQLIAVPASVPVSELAGITLQVGDQKGGTQALLRAAGELDNLPYQIAFSTFTSGPPQIEALTAGKIDFAVTGNTPPVFGAAANSKTRVVSAWDGAQSGEQILVRVNSSIDSIPGLKGKTILVAKGSAAHANVLEHLADVGLTAKDVKLVFLQPADALSAFANGQGDAWVIWEPYTSQATLTLKVRNIGTAENGYQFGSASTQALTDPKRNAALRDLLVRYQRAAQWARENPSEWAKRYAKAVGLDIKIAELAQSHLLRLPVPLDDKVVAAEQRLADLFAAADQIPEAPDFAKWVDRRFNGVLAASGTQ; the protein is encoded by the coding sequence TTGAAAGCCGAGCACCGCATCGTGATTCGCGCCGCACTGGTGCTGGCATTGGTCGCCGCCACACCGGGGTGCGTTTCACGGTCGTTGGGACCGCAATTGATCGCCGTGCCGGCATCCGTTCCGGTATCCGAGCTTGCCGGCATCACACTACAAGTCGGTGACCAAAAGGGCGGTACCCAAGCGCTTTTGCGCGCCGCCGGTGAACTCGACAATCTGCCGTACCAGATCGCGTTCTCGACGTTCACGTCCGGGCCCCCTCAGATCGAGGCGTTGACCGCGGGCAAGATCGACTTCGCGGTCACCGGCAACACCCCGCCGGTGTTCGGCGCCGCGGCAAACTCGAAGACCCGGGTGGTCTCGGCGTGGGACGGTGCCCAGAGCGGAGAGCAGATCCTGGTGCGCGTCAATTCATCGATCGACTCGATTCCCGGCCTGAAGGGCAAGACGATTCTGGTGGCCAAGGGCAGCGCCGCACACGCCAACGTGCTCGAGCACCTCGCCGACGTCGGGCTGACGGCCAAGGACGTCAAGCTGGTTTTCCTGCAACCCGCCGATGCACTGTCGGCATTCGCCAACGGACAGGGCGACGCCTGGGTGATTTGGGAGCCCTACACGTCGCAGGCCACGCTCACGCTGAAGGTGCGCAATATCGGGACCGCCGAAAACGGCTATCAGTTCGGAAGCGCATCCACCCAGGCCCTCACCGACCCGAAGCGCAATGCCGCGCTGCGCGATCTGCTGGTCCGCTACCAGCGGGCCGCGCAATGGGCGCGCGAGAACCCGTCGGAGTGGGCGAAAAGGTACGCCAAGGCCGTGGGGCTGGACATCAAGATCGCCGAGCTCGCCCAGAGCCACCTGCTGCGGCTGCCCGTCCCCCTCGACGACAAGGTGGTGGCCGCCGAACAACGCCTCGCCGATCTTTTCGCGGCCGCCGACCAAATTCCGGAGGCGCCCGATTTCGCCAAGTGGGTCGACCGTAGGTTCAACGGTGTGCTCGCGGCGAGCGGCACACAGTGA
- a CDS encoding enoyl-CoA hydratase/isomerase family protein, giving the protein MTEYATLTFDRADAITRIGLNRPADANGMNDVMTRELADAARRCDVANTKVVVLTANGRFFCAGGDLKAMASSPLGHGPYVKGIADDLHRAISTFARMDAVLITVVNGVAAGAGFSLAITGDLVLAAESASFTMAYTKAGLSPDGSSSYFLPRLIGVRRTQELMLTNRRLSAHEALHWGLITEVLPDGDLIARTDALATEMAAGARDSGSAVKKLLLSTFGNGLEEQMEIEGRLIAACAAGADGREGIDAFLTKRAARFR; this is encoded by the coding sequence ATGACCGAATACGCGACATTGACGTTCGACAGAGCTGACGCGATCACCCGTATCGGCCTGAACCGTCCGGCGGACGCCAACGGCATGAACGACGTCATGACCCGGGAATTGGCCGACGCGGCTCGACGCTGCGATGTCGCCAACACCAAGGTGGTGGTGTTGACTGCCAATGGCCGGTTCTTCTGTGCCGGTGGGGATCTCAAGGCAATGGCGTCCTCGCCGCTTGGCCACGGCCCCTACGTCAAGGGGATCGCTGACGATCTGCACCGTGCGATCTCGACCTTTGCGCGCATGGATGCGGTGCTGATCACCGTAGTCAACGGTGTGGCCGCGGGCGCGGGATTCAGCCTCGCGATCACCGGCGATCTCGTACTCGCTGCCGAATCTGCATCGTTCACCATGGCCTACACCAAGGCTGGGTTGAGCCCCGACGGCAGCTCGTCGTACTTTCTGCCTCGGCTGATCGGAGTTCGCCGCACTCAGGAGCTGATGTTGACCAACCGGCGGTTGTCGGCCCACGAGGCTTTGCACTGGGGTCTGATCACCGAGGTTCTTCCGGACGGCGACCTCATTGCTCGTACAGATGCGCTGGCCACCGAAATGGCCGCTGGGGCAAGGGACTCCGGATCGGCAGTGAAGAAGCTGCTGTTGAGCACTTTCGGCAACGGCCTCGAAGAGCAGATGGAGATCGAGGGCAGGCTCATCGCGGCATGTGCCGCCGGCGCCGACGGCCGCGAAGGCATCGACGCATTCCTCACCAAACGCGCAGCACGGTTTCGCTAA